The following coding sequences lie in one Arachis stenosperma cultivar V10309 chromosome 5, arast.V10309.gnm1.PFL2, whole genome shotgun sequence genomic window:
- the LOC130980454 gene encoding protein WUSCHEL, producing MEQQQQHSSSANSNNNNNNGTSSHMNSGSRQSSTRWTPTTDQIRILKDLYYNNGVRSPSAEQIQRISARLRQYGKIEGKNVFYWFQNHKARERQKKRFTSDSTTTTNVNNLPLPTMHRGSTINNNNNAPNCWNKPTEDITTTTTFHSNKYYSNNMPSSTGIASSSSSSAGMVGVGQMGNYGCGSVPMEKSFRECTISAGGGSSVGGAINHNLGWVGVDPYSSTYTAFFDKIRPEIETLEQEQGDDNNDDEEIDDVTEIETLPLFPMHGEDIHDYCSLRSNNSSSSSFNYDHHHHGFNNGGSRASLELSLNSYGRKSPDYA from the exons atggaacaacaacaacaacattcATCATCAGcaaacagcaacaacaacaacaacaatggtacTAGTAGTCACATGAACAGTGGTAGCAGGCAAAGCAGCACAAGGTGGACACCAACAACGGATCAGATAAGGATATTGAAGGATTTATACTACAACAATGGAGTAAGGTCTCCAAGTGCAGAACAGATTCAGAGGATCTCTGCTAGGCTTAGACAGTATGGTAAGATTGAAGGCAAGAATGTCTTCTACTGGTTCCAGAATCACAAGGCCCGTGAAAGGCAGAAGAAGAGGTTCACTTCTGATTCTACTACTACCACCAATGTCAATAATCTTCCACTTCCAACCATGCATAGAGGATCCAccattaacaacaacaacaatgctcCTAATTGTTGGAATAAACCTACTGAAGacattactactactactacctTTCATAGCAACAAGTATTATTCCAACAATATGCCATCATCAACTg ggattgcttcttcttcttcttcttctgctggGATGGTTGGTGTGGGCCAGATGGGGAATTATGGCTGTGGATCTGTTCCCATGGAGAAGAGTTTTAGG gAGTGTACAATATCTGCAGGTGGAGGAAGCAGTGTTGGTGGTGCCATAAACCACAACCTGGGATGGGTTGGTGTGGATCCTTATTCATCAACTTACACTGCTTTCTTTGACAAAATAAGGCCTGAGATTGAaacccttgaacaagaacaaggtgatgataataatgatgatgaagaaaTTGATGATGTCACTGAGATTGAAACCCTGCCTTTGTTCCCTATGCATGGTGAAGACATCCATGACTATTGCAGCCTCAGATCCaataattcttcttcttcttcttttaactatgatcatcatcatcatggaTTCAACAACGGTGGTTCTCGTGCTTCCTTGGAGCTTAGTCTCAATTCCTACGGTCGCAAGTCTCCAGATTATGCttga